In Pseudomonas lalkuanensis, the following are encoded in one genomic region:
- a CDS encoding potassium transporter Kup translates to MSESVTHSAAQHEGHSTTGFGLLVAAAGVVYGDIGTSPLYTLKEVFSPQYGVQVNHDGVLGVLSLIFWSLIWVVSIKYMLFVLRADNEGEGGAMALTALAQRASRSYPKLKSAVVLLGLFGTALFYGDSMITPAISVLSAIEGLDLAVDGISHWVVPLSLIVLVGLFLIQKHGTARIGILFGPIMVLWFSVLGALGIYGIVQQPEVLKAMNPWWCVHFFISHPTVGVVILGAVVLALTGAEALYADMGHFGRKPIARAWFFLVLPGLVLNYFGQGGAILADSAAARNPFYLLSPGWALLPMVLLATLATVIASQAVISGAFSLTHQAMQLGYIPRMFVQHTSQQEQGQIYIGAVNWALMVGVVLLVLGFESSGALASAYGVAVTGTMLITTLLVSVVMLLLWKTPWWLALPVLLGFLFVDSLFFAANVPKIFQGGAFPVIAGAALFILMTTWKRGKQIVVDRLDETALPLPLFIGSIRSQPPHRVQGTAVFLTARTDAVPHALLHNLLHNQVLHEQVVLLTVISEDTPRVAPDRRFEVDAYGDGFFRVILHFGFIEEPDVPAALKLCHLNELDFSPMSTTYFLSRETVIPTKRIGMARWREALFAFLLKNANSNLKYFNLPLNRVIELGTQVEI, encoded by the coding sequence ATGAGCGAAAGCGTCACCCACTCCGCCGCCCAGCATGAGGGGCATTCGACCACCGGGTTTGGACTTCTTGTAGCTGCAGCCGGGGTGGTCTACGGCGATATCGGCACCAGCCCGCTGTACACCCTGAAGGAGGTCTTCTCCCCCCAGTACGGCGTCCAGGTCAACCACGACGGGGTACTGGGGGTGTTGTCGCTGATCTTCTGGTCGCTGATCTGGGTGGTGTCGATCAAGTACATGCTGTTCGTGTTGCGTGCCGACAACGAAGGCGAAGGCGGCGCAATGGCGCTGACCGCACTGGCCCAGCGCGCCTCCAGGTCCTACCCGAAGCTGAAGTCGGCGGTCGTGCTACTGGGCCTGTTCGGTACGGCACTGTTCTACGGCGACAGCATGATCACCCCGGCGATTTCGGTGCTTTCCGCTATCGAAGGCCTGGACCTGGCGGTCGATGGCATCAGTCACTGGGTGGTGCCGTTGTCGCTGATCGTGTTGGTGGGGTTGTTCCTGATCCAGAAGCACGGCACGGCGCGCATCGGCATTCTCTTCGGGCCGATCATGGTGCTCTGGTTCAGCGTACTCGGTGCCCTGGGGATCTACGGCATCGTCCAGCAGCCGGAGGTGCTGAAAGCGATGAATCCCTGGTGGTGCGTGCACTTCTTCATTTCCCATCCGACCGTGGGTGTGGTCATCCTCGGGGCGGTGGTGCTGGCACTGACCGGTGCCGAGGCGCTCTACGCCGACATGGGCCACTTCGGCCGCAAACCCATCGCCCGCGCCTGGTTCTTCCTGGTGCTGCCGGGGCTGGTGCTGAACTACTTCGGCCAGGGCGGGGCCATCCTTGCCGACTCCGCTGCTGCGCGAAATCCCTTCTACCTACTCTCGCCGGGGTGGGCGTTGCTGCCCATGGTGCTGCTGGCCACCCTGGCCACGGTGATCGCGTCCCAGGCAGTGATTTCCGGCGCCTTCTCCCTGACCCACCAGGCGATGCAACTGGGCTATATCCCGCGCATGTTCGTCCAGCACACCTCCCAGCAGGAGCAGGGGCAGATCTACATCGGGGCGGTGAACTGGGCGCTGATGGTGGGCGTGGTGCTGCTGGTGCTGGGATTCGAGTCGTCCGGCGCGCTGGCGTCGGCCTACGGCGTGGCGGTGACCGGCACCATGCTGATCACCACCTTGCTGGTGTCGGTGGTCATGCTACTGCTGTGGAAAACGCCCTGGTGGCTGGCGCTGCCGGTGCTGCTGGGGTTTCTTTTCGTCGACAGCCTGTTCTTCGCCGCCAATGTGCCGAAGATCTTCCAGGGCGGTGCGTTCCCGGTCATCGCCGGTGCCGCGCTGTTCATCCTGATGACCACCTGGAAACGCGGAAAGCAGATAGTGGTCGATCGCCTGGACGAAACCGCGCTGCCGCTGCCGTTGTTCATCGGCAGCATCCGGTCGCAGCCGCCCCATCGGGTGCAGGGTACGGCCGTATTCCTCACCGCCCGCACTGACGCCGTGCCGCACGCGCTGTTGCACAACCTGCTGCATAACCAGGTCCTGCATGAGCAGGTGGTGTTGCTGACGGTCATCAGCGAGGACACGCCACGGGTGGCGCCGGATCGGCGTTTCGAAGTGGACGCTTACGGCGATGGGTTCTTCCGCGTGATCCTGCACTTCGGCTTCATCGAGGAGCCTGACGTGCCGGCAGCGCTGAAGCTCTGCCACCTCAACGAGCTGGACTTCAGCCCGATGAGCACCACCTACTTCCTCAGCCGCGAGACGGTGATCCCCACCAAGCGCATCGGCATGGCGCGCTGGCGCGAGGCGTTGTTCGCCTTCCTGCTGAAGAACGCCAACAGCAACCTGAAGTACTTCAACCTGCCGTTGAACCGGGTGATCGAACTGGGGACCCAAGTGGAGATCTAG